From one Culex quinquefasciatus strain JHB chromosome 3, VPISU_Cqui_1.0_pri_paternal, whole genome shotgun sequence genomic stretch:
- the LOC119768954 gene encoding uncharacterized protein LOC119768954 gives MAAGHSVGVRVLSALFRVTVNNKTDGGLARCRTKSSWAVLVWQAWYEGRAARTFLSLYYEDHNIFEDFMMRIFCPTLPQGTVTAGGGGNPAGSTTGGAPLAAALITAGHPLRVSLVSCELISTR, from the exons ATGG CGGCGGGACATTCTGTCGGAGTTCGTGTTTTATCCGCTCTTTTCCGGGTGACGGTGAACAACAAGACGGACGGTGGTTTGGCCCGTTGTCGGACAAAGTCGTCGTGGGCGGTACTTGTTTGGCAAGCTTGGTACGAGGGTCGCGCCGCGCGGACGTTCCTCTCGCTGTA CTACGAGGATCACAACATTTTCGAGGACTTCATGATGCGCATTTTTTGTCCCACTCTGCCGCAGGGTACGGTTACGGCCGGTGGTGGTGGCAACCCTGCAGGATCTACGACCGGAGGTGCCCCGCTGGCGGCCGCTCTCATCACAGCCGGACATCCTCTGAGAGTGAGTTTGGTTAGTTGTGAATTGATCAGCACAAGATAA